A genomic window from Aricia agestis chromosome 8, ilAriAges1.1, whole genome shotgun sequence includes:
- the LOC121729261 gene encoding succinate--CoA ligase [GDP-forming] subunit beta, mitochondrial, which yields MAAFKRFKSIRIFNNYKYSPQIYSKRNLNLQEYHSKDLLRKHQVSIQNFRLIDSSLDPKSLAGFKADEYVVKAQILAGGRGKGHFDNGFKGGVHLTKNPNDILDLAKKMIGHKLITKQTPKDGILVNKVMVAESVNIMRETYLSIVMERTYNGAALVASPAGGMDIENVAEKTPHLVKTVPIDIHEGITDKVAKEVAEFLDFKGDMVAKCAEEIKKIWQLFLKVDATQLEINPLVETDDGRVVAVDAKINFDDNAEFRQKEIFALDDTSGTDPREREAATLNLTYIDMDGNIGCMVNGAGLAMATMDLIMLSGGRPANFLDLGGGVGQAQVSAALRILESDPKVKAIFVNVFAGIVNCATVASGIVAACKENMPKHPLVIRLEGTNSTLAKKILEESGLPFKIINDADEAAKTAVKLAQ from the exons ATGGCAGCGTTCAAGAGATTTAAAAGTAtaagaatatttaataattataagtatagtCCTCAAATATATTCCAAAAGAAATTTAAATCTTCAAGAGTATCACAGTAAAGATCTACTAAGGAAACATCAAGTTTCTATACAAAATTTTCGGCTTATCGATTCATCCCTTGATCCTAAATCTCTTGCTGGATTTAAAGCCGATGAGTACGTTGTTAAAGCACAGATTCTAGCTGGCGGAAGAGGCAAAGGACATTTCGACAATGGTTTCAAAGGTGGAGTCCATTTGACTAAGAATCCCAATGATATTCTTGACTTGGCCAAAAAGATGATTGGACACAAATTAATCACGAAGCAAACTCCTAAAGACGGTATTCTAGTGAACAAGGTGATGGTCGCCGAAAGTGTTAACATTATGAGGGAGACTTATCTCAGTATTGTTATGGAGCGCACATACAATGGTGCAGCCTTAGTAGCATCTCCAGCCGGAGGCATGGACATCGAAAATGTTGCAGAGAAGACCCCGCACCTGGTGAAAACTGTTCCAATCGACATACATGAAGGAATAACAGACAAAGTAGCCAAGGAAGTTGCAGAGTTTTTGGATTTCAAAGGAGATATGGTAGCAAAGTGTGCCGAAGAAATCAAAAAGATATGGCAACTGTTCCTTAAAGTTGACGCTACACAGTTGGAAATCAATCCGTTGGTTGAGACAGATGATGGTCGTGTTGTAGCTGTTGATgctaaaattaattttgatgacAATGCAGAGTTCAGACAAAAGGAAATTTTTGCACTCGATGACACCTCGGGGACAGATCCGAGAGAG agGGAAGCTGCTACATTGAATTTGACATACATAGACATGGACGGTAATATTGGATGTATGGTAAATGGTGCTGGACTTGCCATGGCAACCATGGATCTTATCATGTTAAGTGGTGGAAGACCAGCCAACTTCTTAGATCTAGGAGGTGGAGTTGGCCAGGCCCAAGTATCTGCAGCTTTGAGAATTTTGGAATCAGATCCTAAAGTGAAGGCAATCTTTGTTAATGTCTTTGCTG GTATTGTCAACTGTGCAACTGTGGCCAGTGGTATTGTAGCAGCATGTAAAGAAAATATGCCAAAACACCCACTTGTTATCAGGTTAGAAGGAACAAATTCTACACTTGCCAAGAAGATTCTAGAGGAATCTGGACTGCCATTCAAGATAATTAATGATGCTGACGAAGCAGCTAAGACTGCAGTCAAATTGGCTCAGTAA
- the LOC121729645 gene encoding mitochondrial-processing peptidase subunit alpha — MSHVTDMKVILSRLYSLKNGLSSIRINARNFSNNISKPSQLLQKESVTPLPPLSEPMPNLPPVVYASAKSEEYTTEVTVLSNGLRVASEKKFGQFCTAGVVLDSGPRYEVAYPNGICHFLEKLSFGATNKFPSRDVMLRELERHGGICDCQGSRDTTVYATSADSRGLEAITQVLAEVTLRPQLTPEEVEAARQAVAFELETLAMRPEQETILMDMIHSAAYRENTLGLPKICPSGNVNKIDRNIIMNYLQNHYTPDRMVVAAVGVEHEKFVEYVQKYFVDTKPTWHSESSGEFKPLTDKSIAQYTGGIEQEECEIPLYPGSDLPELSHIVIGLESCSHGDPDFVATCVLNMMMGGGGSFSAGGPGKGMYTRLYTNVLNRYHWMFNATAYNHAYGDTGLFCVHAASPPARLYDTTLVIARELAAMAGKVGENELRRAKTQLQSMLLMNLEARPVVFEDVGRQVLATGKRKPPSFFINEIEKITAEDIVRVAKRMLSNKPAVAARGKLAHLPSFDEIQANMIGSNTAPQGRRLNLFRA; from the exons ATGTCGCATGTTACCGACATGAAAGTTATTTTGTCTAGGTTGTATTCTCTGAAAAATGG ACTATCATCAATCCGCATAAATGCGAGAAATTTTAGTAATAACATTAGCAAACCCTCTCAGTTATTGCAAAAAGAGAGTGTGACACCTCTTCCACCTCTTTCGGAGCCCATGCCAAATCTACCACCTGTAGTGTATGCTTCTGCCAAGTCAGAAGAGTATACTACAGAGGTAACAGTACTAAGCAATGGATTGAGAGTGGCATCAGAGAAGAAATTTGGACAGTTTTGTACTGCCGGTG TTGTCCTTGATTCTGGTCCACGATATGAAGTTGCTTATCCTAATGGCATTTGTCACTTTCTTGAAAAGTTGAGCTTTGGA GCAACAAACAAGTTCCCGTCACGAGATGTAATGCTTCGTGAGTTAGAGAGGCATGGTGGAATCTGTGACTGTCAGGGGTCTCGTGATACCACCGTGTACGCCACTAGCGCCGACTCCAGAGGATTAGAGGCTATTACGCAG GTGCTAGCGGAAGTCACATTGAGACCCCAATTGACTCCTGAAGAGGTGGAGGCAGCCAGACAGGCTGTTGCTTTTGAACTGGAAACACTGGCCATGAGGCCCGAGCAGGAGACTATTTTAATGGACATGATACACTCA GCTGCCTACAGGGAAAACACACTGGGTCTACCAAAGATTTGTCCATCAggaaatgtaaacaaaatagacaggaatattattatgaattatctgCAAAATCACTACACTCCAGACAGAATGGTTGTGGCTGCTGTTGGG GTGGAACATGAAAAATTTGTTGAGTATGTCCAAAAGTATTTTGTTGACACAAAACCGACGTGGCACTCTGAAAGTTCAGGCGAATTCAAACCATTAACAGACAAATCAATAGCTCAATACACAGGAGGTATAGAACAG GAAGAATGTGAAATCCCATTGTATCCAGGGTCTGATTTACCAGAATTATCGCATATTGTAATAGGATTGGAAA GTTGTTCGCACGGTGACCCGGACTTCGTAGCGACGTGCGTGCTCAACATGATGATGGGCGGCGGCGGCTCCTTCTCGGCCGGCGGGCCCGGCAAGGGCATGTACACGAGACTTTACACCAACGTACTTAACAG ATATCACTGGATGTTCAACGCGACGGCGTACAACCACGCGTACGGCGACACGGGCCTGttctgcgtgcacgccgcgtcGCCGCCCGCGCGGCTGTACGACACCACGCTCGTTATAGCGCGAGAACTGGCCGCTATGGCGGGGAAGGTCGGCGAGAATGAGCTTAGG CGAGCGAAAACGCAGCTGCAGTCGATGCTGCTGATGAATCTCGAGGCGCGGCCGGTGGTGTTCGAGGACGTCGGTCGGCAGGTGCTCGCCACCGGCAAGAGGAAACCACCATCGTTCTTCATTAACGAAATTG aaaaaataacCGCAGAGGACATCGTTCGCGTGGCGAAGCGGATGTTAAGTAATAAACCGGCGGTTGCAGCGAGAGGCAAGCTGGCCCATCTGCCGTCATTTGATGAGATCCAAGCGAACATGATAGGTAGCAACACAGCGCCGCAAGGCCGAAGATTAAACTTATTCCGCGCTTAG
- the LOC121729447 gene encoding NADPH:adrenodoxin oxidoreductase, mitochondrial encodes MGFVKIAKRCLSTRKLYLPRVCIVGAGPAGFYAAMHLHKKMNGVHIDIIEQLPVPFGLVRYGVAPDHPEVKNVINQFTKFAQQENVNFYGNISLGRDIRLQQLREHYDAVLLSYGAEEDKTLGIENEDANNVLGARSFVGWYNGHPRFRDMKVDLSGSTAAILGQGNVALDVSRILLSPVDALRKTDITDYALQSISESKIRELYLVGRRGPLQVAFTIKELREQLKLDKCKTVWREKDFEGIAATVNDLPRPRKRLTELMLKSLSEMDSTATDSDHKLFKPIFFRSPQAFLIDDNKKVTGVELICNKLVGNSIEDQRCVPTRDTERLNCDLVFRSIGYKSVNVDNDLKFTSGVVKNDKGKVDISNDNLAPVFVAGWLGTGPVGVLLHTMGNAFQVAKLMCENLKEVDTFKGGMEEIKKMMTKPSNEIIEWSGWEKIDKYEIEQGNKVGKPREKVTSVPKMIEIANM; translated from the exons ATGGGGTTTGTAAAAATTGCTAAACGATGTCTGTCTACTCGCAAACTGTATCTTCCTCGAGTTTGCATCGTTGGCGCTGGCCCTGCGGGCTTTTATGCAGCTATgcatttacacaaaaaaatgaaTGGTGTTCATATCGATATAATAGAACAGCTGCCTGTACCTTTTGGATTGGTGAG ATATGGAGTAGCACCAGACCATCCAGAAGTTAAGAATGTTatcaatcaattcacaaaatttGCACAACAAGAGAATGTAAATTTTTATGGTAATATTTCTCTGGGCCGAGACATTAGGTTGCAGCAGTTACGAGAGCACTATGATGCTGTGTTATTG TCCTATGGTGCAGAGGAGGATAAAACTCTAGGGATTGAAAATGAGGATGCTAACAATGTGCTTGGAGCAAGAAGTTTTGTGGGGTGGTACAACGGTCATCCAAGATTTAGAGACATGAAG GTTGATTTGTCTGGCAGCACTGCAGCTATTTTGGGTCAAGGAAATGTTGCTTTAGATGTTTCAAGAATATTACTATCACCTGTTGATGCACTAAGAAAAACAGATATAACGGACTATGCATTGCAGAGTATATCTGAATCAAAAATAAGAGAACTATATTTAGTTGGAAGAAGGGGACCCTTACAAGTTGCTTTTACAATAAAAGAACTGAGAGAACAACTAAAACTGGATAAATGTAAAACAGTTTGGAGAGAAAAAGACTTTGAAGGTATAGCTGCCACAGTCAACGATTTGCCAAGACCTAGGAAGAGGCTTACTGAACTTATGTTGAAATCGCTGTCGGAAATGGATTCAACAGCAACAGATAGTGACCATAAGTTATTTAAGCCTATATTCTTCAGGAGTCCACAAGCGTTTTTAATAGATGACAACAAAAAAGTGACTGGAGTTGAATTGATATGCAACAAACTTGTAGGAAACTCAATTGAGGATCAGAGATGTGTTCCAACAAGGGATACAGAAAGGTTGAATTGTGACCTAGTCTTTCGTAGCATAGGATACAAAAGTGTAAATGTAgataatgatttaaaatttacttcaGGAGTTGTGAAAAATGACAAAGGCAAAGTTGACATTAGCAATGATAATTTGGCGCCAGTTTTCGTTGCCGGATGGCTAGGAACTGGCCCTGTTGGAGTTTTATTACATACCATGGGAAATGCTTTTCAAGTAGCTAAACTCATGTGTGAGAATTTAAAAGAAGTTGATACTTTTAAAGGCGGTatggaagaaattaaaaagatgATGACAAAACCAAGCAATGAAATTATTGAATGGAGTGGTTGGGAAAAAATTGATAAATATGAGATAGAGCAAGGAAATAAAGTTGGTAAACCAAGAGAAAAGGTAACATCTGTACCTAAGATGATAGAGATtgcaaatatgtaa